The genome window TCTCGACGGCCAGGCCTCCGGCGGGCAAGAGGGCCAGAAAAACAACACAGGCCCCCTTGCATCCCCCACCAGGGTGCCCCTGGACCCGGTGATTGGGCCGGTGAGATTGGGTGGCGCTGCTGCGCCCCAGTCAGGCCTTCGGCAGCGCCACCGACTCGAACGCCGCCCGGTACTCCGGCGGAATCTCGATCGAGACCAGCGTCCCGTCATGGTGGCACAGGCAGCAGGCGATCTTCATCCGCCCGTGGGCCAGACGCCGCTCGCCACAATAGATCTCGTGCAGGAACGAGACCGACTTGAACCCGACCCGCTCCACCGAGACCCGGATCTCGATCTCGTCCTCATGCCGGGCCGGGGCCTCGTAATGACAACTGCACGAGACCCGAGGCCAGCCGATGTACGGCCCGTGCGCCTGCCGCTCCATGATCTTGAGGCCGTGGGCGCGAAAGAAGTCGTGCTCCGCCTCTTCCATCCAGCGGTAGAAGTTGGCGAAGTGAACGATTCCGGCCATGTCGGTCTGAGCGAACTCGACCCGGCGGCGAGCAATGAAAGCCATCGAAACGTCTGCCTCTAGGAAACCCGCTGCTCGGCCGCCTGGATCACGCCGTACGCTTCTTCGTTGGAACTCGCCGAGCGGAGGTCGCTGAGGAACTGCGGCTGCTGCAGCATCCGTCCCAGCCGGGCCAGAACCTGCAGGTGTGTCCGCGCGTCCCGGCAGACGA of Planctomyces sp. SH-PL14 contains these proteins:
- a CDS encoding acyl-CoA thioesterase, whose protein sequence is MAFIARRRVEFAQTDMAGIVHFANFYRWMEEAEHDFFRAHGLKIMERQAHGPYIGWPRVSCSCHYEAPARHEDEIEIRVSVERVGFKSVSFLHEIYCGERRLAHGRMKIACCLCHHDGTLVSIEIPPEYRAAFESVALPKA